From Spirosoma aerolatum, one genomic window encodes:
- a CDS encoding TonB-dependent receptor translates to MRLPLVSFICTLLSFGPIRAQNTPNLFTISGYVRETGSQEALIGVNVYLPGTSTGTTTNTYGFYSLTLPAQDSLHLAFSFVGYEPIQHTVGFRQNRALSVSLTPGRILSEVEVKASRTEEKVSESPQMSRIDVPVAQIKKIPAFLGEKDVLKVLQLMPGVQKGSEGQTGIYVRGGGPDQNLIILDEATVYNANHLFGFFSVFNGDALKSVELTKGGFPARYGGRLSSVIELNMKDGNKERLHGEGGIGLIASRLTLEGPFAKNKKTGQPAGSFLLSGRRTYLDVLAAPLISAQSDGQTKAGYYFYDFNAKANYDFGPNNKLYLSGYFGRDRFYSSEKGGGNDVGIGWGNATGTLRWNHLFNQKLFANLSLIYSNYQFQISADTRTADTLNTSLRYTSGIRDLSTKLDFDYYLSPRHSIRFGAQTIFHQFTPSALVVQNTSANEFRRDVEAIYGTEMGLYAEDTWRPTDRWRVNGGMRVSVFTQGNTNYLRPEPRLSASYQLRPSLSVKASYATMNQYIHLLSNTGIGLPTDLWVPTTDRVAPQQSRQVAVGLAKDFADNFVLGKGFALTVEGYYKTMQNIINYKEGASFLLIDDPTSAERVRWEDNVTAGKGWSYGAEVLLQRKTGRLSGWVGYTLSWTKWQFPELNGGRPFFPRYDRRHDISVVGIYELSKRITLSGTWVYGTGNALTVPIANYRAYRNSPGLATIYANNVPTLIAPLFDSGTSVSDYSQQKNSFRAEAYHRFDVAIQFHKQKKHHERTWEFSLYNAYNRRNPFFYQLESVSQGQGQPSRTGLFRYSVFPVVPSVSYNFKF, encoded by the coding sequence ATGCGTCTACCTTTAGTTTCTTTTATCTGCACCCTGCTTTCCTTTGGTCCTATTCGCGCCCAAAACACCCCGAATCTTTTTACAATCAGCGGTTATGTACGCGAAACGGGGAGTCAGGAAGCACTCATCGGTGTCAATGTTTATCTGCCAGGCACCTCCACTGGTACCACCACTAATACGTACGGGTTTTATTCCCTAACGCTCCCTGCCCAGGATAGCCTGCATCTGGCTTTTTCGTTTGTAGGCTACGAGCCCATCCAGCATACCGTTGGTTTTCGCCAAAACCGAGCACTCAGCGTATCGCTAACGCCCGGACGAATTCTGTCGGAGGTAGAGGTCAAAGCGAGTCGCACGGAAGAAAAAGTAAGCGAGAGTCCACAGATGAGTCGGATCGATGTGCCTGTGGCCCAAATCAAAAAGATTCCGGCGTTTCTGGGCGAAAAAGATGTCCTGAAAGTATTGCAACTCATGCCGGGTGTACAGAAAGGCTCTGAAGGGCAGACGGGAATCTATGTCCGTGGTGGTGGCCCTGACCAGAACCTGATCATTCTGGACGAAGCAACAGTTTACAACGCCAACCACTTGTTTGGCTTCTTTTCGGTGTTCAATGGCGATGCCTTAAAAAGTGTTGAGTTGACCAAAGGCGGCTTTCCTGCCCGTTATGGGGGCCGATTGTCGTCAGTCATTGAACTGAATATGAAAGATGGCAATAAAGAACGGCTCCACGGAGAGGGCGGAATCGGCCTCATTGCCAGTCGGCTAACGCTGGAAGGCCCTTTTGCCAAAAACAAAAAGACGGGCCAGCCTGCTGGGAGTTTTTTACTATCGGGACGGCGAACTTATCTGGATGTGCTTGCTGCGCCGTTGATTAGTGCTCAAAGTGATGGTCAAACCAAAGCAGGTTATTACTTCTATGACTTCAATGCCAAAGCGAATTACGACTTCGGACCGAATAACAAACTTTACTTGAGTGGTTATTTTGGTCGGGATCGTTTTTACTCCAGCGAGAAAGGCGGAGGCAACGATGTAGGCATCGGTTGGGGGAATGCAACCGGTACACTTCGCTGGAATCACCTGTTCAATCAGAAATTATTTGCAAATCTGTCGCTGATCTACAGCAATTACCAATTCCAGATTTCGGCCGATACGCGTACGGCCGATACGCTCAACACTTCACTTCGGTATACATCCGGCATTCGCGACTTATCGACCAAACTCGATTTCGACTATTACCTTTCTCCCCGACACTCAATACGTTTTGGGGCGCAAACGATTTTTCACCAGTTTACGCCCAGTGCTCTGGTCGTACAGAACACTTCAGCCAATGAATTCCGACGAGATGTTGAAGCCATTTACGGTACAGAAATGGGGCTATATGCCGAAGACACCTGGCGCCCTACTGATCGCTGGCGGGTAAATGGCGGTATGCGCGTAAGTGTGTTTACCCAGGGCAACACGAACTATCTACGTCCTGAACCCCGGCTATCAGCCTCTTACCAGTTGCGGCCAAGTCTTTCCGTTAAGGCTTCATACGCAACGATGAATCAGTATATCCACCTGCTGAGCAACACCGGCATCGGCCTACCAACGGATTTATGGGTGCCAACCACCGACCGGGTTGCCCCTCAGCAATCCAGGCAGGTCGCCGTTGGACTTGCCAAGGACTTTGCCGACAATTTTGTACTGGGCAAAGGCTTCGCACTTACCGTTGAAGGGTACTATAAAACCATGCAGAACATCATCAATTACAAGGAAGGGGCAAGCTTTCTGCTAATCGATGATCCGACGTCGGCCGAGCGGGTTCGTTGGGAAGATAACGTAACCGCCGGAAAGGGCTGGAGTTATGGTGCCGAAGTGCTTCTTCAGCGCAAAACAGGGCGGCTTTCGGGTTGGGTGGGTTATACGCTCTCGTGGACAAAGTGGCAATTTCCTGAACTCAACGGCGGGCGTCCTTTCTTCCCCCGTTACGACCGGCGGCATGATATATCGGTGGTCGGTATTTATGAACTAAGTAAGCGCATCACGTTGTCGGGCACGTGGGTGTATGGCACCGGAAACGCCCTGACGGTACCCATTGCCAACTACCGGGCCTACCGTAATTCGCCGGGCCTTGCAACGATTTATGCGAATAATGTTCCGACCCTTATTGCTCCATTATTCGACTCAGGGACATCCGTTAGCGACTATAGTCAGCAGAAAAATAGTTTCCGGGCCGAAGCCTATCATCGGTTTGACGTAGCGATCCAGTTTCACAAACAAAAGAAACACCACGAGCGAACCTGGGAGTTTAGTCTCTATAATGCCTACAACCGTCGGAATCCTTTCTTCTACCAACTCGAATCGGTAAGCCAGGGCCAGGGTCAACCAAGCCGTACAGGCCTCTTCCGCTATTCTGTATTCCCAGTTGTGCCTTCGGTCAGCTATAATTTCAAATTTTGA
- a CDS encoding chorismate mutase, whose translation MKVELAVEPLGSWIETNGKPLIIAGPCSAETEDQLVETARQLSTLGAVHALRAGVWKPRTRPGSFEGMGEAALPWLQRAKAETGLPVAVEVATPEHIELALKYGVDILWIGARTTVNPFNVQEIADALRGVDVPVLIKNPVNPDLALWVGAFERIAGAGIKKLAAIHRGFATGESSKYRNVPMWQMAIELKSIFPQLPIIGDPSHMAGKRAYLNELAQMAMDLNYDGLIVESHIDPDKAWSDAAQQLTPAAFGDMLDHLEIRQVESQNLEFQSFTEQSRRSIDNVDRQIVEMLAARMALVERLAEYKRDNNVTLFQPERWKEILKTRTELGKKLGLYPELVEEIYKIIHMESIRKQTEIIHNTAQSA comes from the coding sequence ATGAAAGTAGAATTAGCTGTAGAGCCGCTTGGATCGTGGATTGAGACCAACGGCAAACCTCTGATCATTGCGGGGCCCTGTAGCGCTGAAACCGAAGATCAGTTAGTTGAAACGGCTCGCCAATTGAGTACATTGGGAGCAGTACATGCCCTTCGTGCGGGTGTATGGAAGCCTCGGACACGTCCGGGGAGTTTTGAAGGTATGGGCGAAGCGGCTCTTCCCTGGCTTCAGCGGGCAAAAGCCGAAACGGGTTTGCCAGTTGCGGTAGAGGTAGCGACTCCCGAACATATCGAACTGGCGCTGAAATATGGTGTCGATATTCTGTGGATTGGTGCTCGTACCACCGTCAATCCATTTAATGTACAGGAAATTGCCGATGCGCTTCGGGGGGTTGATGTACCCGTATTGATCAAGAACCCGGTAAACCCTGATCTGGCTCTGTGGGTTGGTGCGTTTGAGCGGATTGCTGGAGCAGGCATCAAGAAACTGGCGGCTATTCACCGGGGCTTTGCAACGGGCGAATCCAGCAAATACCGGAATGTGCCCATGTGGCAGATGGCAATCGAGCTGAAATCGATTTTTCCACAGTTACCAATTATCGGCGATCCAAGCCACATGGCGGGTAAGCGAGCGTATCTGAACGAGTTGGCTCAGATGGCTATGGACCTCAACTACGACGGTCTGATTGTCGAATCGCACATTGACCCCGACAAAGCGTGGAGTGATGCTGCTCAGCAATTGACCCCAGCCGCTTTTGGTGACATGCTTGATCACCTGGAAATTCGTCAGGTTGAATCGCAGAACCTGGAGTTTCAGAGCTTTACCGAACAGTCGCGTCGTAGTATCGATAACGTAGACCGTCAGATTGTCGAAATGCTGGCTGCCCGTATGGCGCTGGTTGAGCGGCTGGCCGAATACAAGCGTGATAATAACGTGACGCTGTTCCAGCCTGAGCGGTGGAAAGAAATCCTTAAAACGCGTACCGAATTAGGTAAAAAACTAGGTTTGTATCCTGAACTGGTGGAAGAAATCTATAAGATTATCCACATGGAGTCGATTCGGAAGCAGACCGAAATCATTCATAACACCGCGCAAAGTGCGTAG
- a CDS encoding DUF4249 domain-containing protein, with protein MALFVRFYNPFPVLITCLISLFLLNNCTGLRNEVDPGELGVDPPKLVVSCFLSPQDVALTANVTRSRTIVGDSISQYMSGTSVSNATVILSEGGRSVQLLYRNTLFPGDSVRLYYSADAKLLPIIAGHTYKLTVTTADGQKATSACTIPYAVKPTSVKLDSNANAILNRNQNQRYFVRASWQDSAGQTNFYQVSGSFQYVINCSSCSRTDGTSNLSFDDDNRGLFSDEGVDGTTMMSGRAYLTSNQPSGNQDLDFYHRYRIAVVSVNLMTVDQSYYRYREAIIRQNRSRNNPFAEPVLIPSNIDGGLGCFAGYNNSVLSLRLK; from the coding sequence ATGGCTCTATTCGTTCGTTTCTACAACCCATTTCCGGTACTCATTACCTGCCTGATTAGTCTGTTTCTGCTTAACAACTGCACTGGCCTGCGAAACGAAGTAGATCCAGGTGAATTAGGTGTTGATCCGCCCAAACTGGTCGTAAGTTGCTTTTTATCGCCACAGGATGTGGCTTTAACGGCAAACGTAACCCGCTCCCGAACCATAGTAGGCGACAGTATCAGCCAATATATGTCAGGCACATCGGTGTCAAACGCTACCGTTATACTATCAGAAGGCGGTCGGTCCGTACAGCTTCTTTACAGGAACACGCTTTTCCCCGGCGACTCAGTCCGTCTTTATTACAGCGCCGATGCCAAATTACTGCCTATTATTGCGGGGCATACCTATAAACTGACCGTAACGACGGCCGATGGACAGAAAGCAACCAGTGCCTGTACCATTCCGTATGCGGTCAAGCCTACCTCCGTCAAATTAGACTCTAACGCCAACGCCATTCTTAACCGAAATCAGAACCAGCGGTATTTTGTACGGGCAAGCTGGCAGGACTCTGCTGGTCAGACGAACTTCTATCAGGTATCTGGGAGTTTCCAATATGTGATTAATTGTAGCAGTTGCAGCCGAACAGACGGTACCAGCAACCTTTCTTTTGATGACGACAACCGAGGGCTTTTTTCGGACGAAGGCGTCGACGGTACTACGATGATGTCAGGAAGGGCGTATTTAACATCTAATCAGCCGTCTGGCAATCAGGATCTTGACTTCTATCACCGCTATCGTATAGCAGTCGTATCGGTTAATCTAATGACCGTCGATCAATCATATTATCGGTATCGGGAAGCAATCATCCGGCAGAATCGTTCACGCAACAACCCCTTTGCCGAACCAGTTCTGATTCCTAGTAATATCGACGGTGGGCTCGGTTGTTTTGCGGGCTATAACAACTCGGTCTTATCGCTACGATTGAAATAA
- a CDS encoding DUF4249 domain-containing protein, which yields MKLNLLIYLVFASLFAACTSLRQEVNPVGLEQDSEKLVVACFISPQDTVLAARVTHSLPILGTTNDLYSDIPNATVTLSDGNRTILLKSKQTANAFGNTSLSYSAAATELPIVVGKTYTLTVQVPDGRKVIGTCTVPNAIPLTQMTLDSGITTEYGDRRKSYYARLQWRDPAGQANFYRVAGNNEYKQRFPVLNSSNNYVRDTLMSFRGDWYFENGSTITDIGRDGQEIVSVRGRLSPFSYTLMNGIWVGVPPSGRIDGYLLNLDENYYRYHDAVERQNKVRDNPFAEPVLIPTNIQGGLGCFGAYNRSTLTIMVK from the coding sequence ATGAAACTCAACTTACTTATATACCTGGTGTTTGCCAGCCTGTTTGCAGCCTGTACGAGTCTACGCCAGGAAGTAAACCCAGTAGGGCTCGAACAGGACTCCGAAAAACTGGTAGTGGCCTGTTTTATATCTCCTCAGGATACGGTGCTGGCAGCCCGCGTAACGCATTCCCTGCCGATCTTAGGAACAACCAATGATCTGTATTCAGACATACCAAATGCCACCGTTACGTTATCGGATGGTAACCGCACTATTCTCTTAAAAAGTAAGCAAACTGCCAATGCGTTCGGCAACACATCCCTTTCTTACAGCGCAGCCGCTACCGAATTGCCTATTGTTGTAGGGAAGACATATACATTAACCGTACAGGTGCCTGATGGACGTAAAGTTATAGGAACCTGTACGGTACCGAATGCCATACCGCTTACACAAATGACCTTAGACTCGGGAATAACCACTGAATATGGCGATAGACGAAAGAGTTATTACGCCCGATTGCAGTGGCGCGACCCTGCTGGACAAGCCAATTTTTACCGGGTTGCCGGCAATAATGAATACAAGCAGCGATTTCCGGTTTTAAACTCCTCAAATAACTATGTTCGCGATACACTTATGTCCTTTAGAGGTGACTGGTATTTTGAGAATGGCTCAACCATTACCGACATTGGTCGCGACGGGCAGGAAATTGTTTCGGTGCGTGGCCGTTTATCTCCGTTCTCCTATACCTTGATGAATGGAATATGGGTCGGAGTACCTCCATCTGGCCGAATAGACGGCTACCTGCTAAACCTCGACGAAAATTATTACCGGTACCACGATGCCGTAGAACGACAGAATAAAGTAAGGGACAATCCCTTTGCGGAACCCGTTCTGATACCAACCAATATCCAGGGCGGACTTGGTTGTTTTGGCGCTTATAACCGTTCGACGCTTACGATAATGGTTAAATAA
- a CDS encoding NAD(P)/FAD-dependent oxidoreductase: protein MLTFDKLSLNIPDTSKPRVVIIGGGFGGMNLAKALRDADVQVVLFDKQNYNGFWPLLYQVATAGLEPDAIAEPFRKMFDGYDDFHYRMVRVSKIDPETKTITTLIGDLHYDYLVIATGAKSNFFGNEQIQKYSFPLKTIPEALNVRSQFLQCFEQASVTTDPEERKSLLTFVIAGAGPTGVEMAGSLAEMRKHVLPCDYPGLNFSEMSIIVVEGLGKVLPPMSDEAGQKAQRYLEDLGVIVKLNTLVDSYDGETVTFKSGEQIKTQTLVWAAGVTGALMDGIPADAIEKGRILVDPINRVQGLTDVFAIGDIAFMKLKDYPKGHPGVAQPAIQQGKHLAKNLKHLLKNEPTTPFEYFDKGSLAIVGRSRAVADLPGKLHLGGFIAWMAWLFVHIWYLVGFRSKLIVFSNWIYRLFTYQRGTRIIIRPFVRKDDKVGQEILAHNEMS, encoded by the coding sequence ATGCTTACGTTTGATAAACTTTCGCTCAATATACCCGATACGTCAAAACCGCGCGTTGTCATCATTGGGGGCGGCTTTGGTGGTATGAACTTAGCCAAGGCGCTGCGCGATGCCGATGTGCAGGTGGTGCTTTTCGACAAACAGAATTATAACGGTTTCTGGCCATTGCTGTATCAGGTAGCCACGGCTGGTCTGGAGCCCGACGCTATTGCTGAACCATTCCGAAAAATGTTTGATGGCTACGACGATTTTCATTATCGGATGGTACGGGTCAGCAAAATTGATCCTGAAACGAAAACGATAACTACCCTTATTGGCGACCTGCATTACGATTATCTGGTCATTGCGACAGGGGCCAAGTCTAATTTTTTCGGCAACGAGCAGATTCAGAAATATTCGTTTCCCCTAAAAACCATCCCCGAAGCCCTCAACGTTCGAAGTCAGTTTTTACAATGTTTTGAACAGGCCAGCGTGACGACTGACCCCGAAGAACGGAAAAGTTTGTTAACCTTTGTTATTGCTGGGGCTGGACCAACAGGGGTTGAAATGGCTGGTTCTCTGGCCGAGATGCGTAAACATGTGCTTCCCTGCGATTATCCGGGTCTGAATTTCAGCGAGATGAGCATTATTGTGGTCGAAGGGCTTGGTAAAGTACTGCCTCCCATGTCGGACGAAGCCGGGCAAAAAGCACAACGCTATCTGGAAGATTTGGGTGTTATTGTTAAACTGAATACGCTGGTTGACTCGTACGATGGTGAAACGGTGACGTTTAAAAGTGGTGAACAAATCAAAACACAAACGCTGGTCTGGGCGGCTGGTGTAACGGGGGCACTCATGGATGGGATTCCGGCTGATGCGATTGAGAAAGGCCGTATTCTGGTCGACCCGATCAACCGGGTTCAGGGGCTGACTGATGTATTTGCCATTGGCGATATTGCCTTTATGAAGCTGAAAGACTATCCAAAAGGGCATCCGGGCGTAGCGCAGCCAGCCATTCAACAGGGCAAACACTTAGCCAAAAACCTGAAACACCTGCTGAAAAACGAGCCAACGACACCTTTCGAATACTTCGACAAAGGTTCACTGGCTATTGTAGGCCGCAGTCGGGCTGTAGCCGATTTGCCTGGAAAATTACATCTGGGCGGATTTATTGCCTGGATGGCCTGGTTATTCGTGCATATCTGGTATCTGGTTGGTTTCCGCAGCAAACTGATTGTGTTCAGCAACTGGATCTACCGATTATTCACCTACCAGCGGGGGACACGTATCATTATCCGCCCGTTTGTCCGCAAAGACGATAAAGTAGGGCAGGAGATCTTAGCGCACAACGAAATGAGCTAA
- a CDS encoding TonB-dependent receptor translates to MLVRLQSLLILFLFPCHLFAQSGNRFTVSGYVRESGSLEALIGVNVYLPGTTTGTTTNTYGFYSLTLPAQDSVRLAYSFVGYETVAYTIPLRANQTRNILLAPGQALSEVEIKAGNTVEKVSESPRMSTIDVPVAQIKKITAFLGEKDVLKVLQLMPGVQKGSEGQTGIYVRGGGPDQNLIILDDAVVYNANHLFGFFSVFNGDAIKSVELIKGGFPARYGGRLSSVIDLNMKDGNREKLHGEGGIGLIASRLVLEGPLTKNRKPGERSGSFLISGRRTYLDFVGAPVINAQTNGQLNAGYYFYDLNAKANYDLTSKDKIYLSGYFGRDRFYADDKVLNTDTGLRWGNATGTLRWNHLFNQKLFSNLSLIFSDYKFQISSVEKSTQDTAVYSLFYNSGIRDLSLKYDFDFYPTPQHSVRAGIQGIYHRFTPSAVVLQNATIRQSIDNATNIDVLESGVYMEDTWRPSTRWRLNGGVRLSYFWGQNINYLRPEPRLSVAYTLKPDLSVKASYALMNQYVHLLSNTGIGLPTDLWVPTTDRVKPQQSQQVAAGIAKDFTNSGLTLTIEGYYKQMNNIINYKEGASFLLINDPTNANSVRWEDNVTAGRGWSYGAEFLLQKKVGRFSGWAGYTLSWTQWQFAELNGGQPYYPRYDRRHDISLVGIYELNKRITLSALWVYGTGNALTIPVGRYDTYRLDNSLIYTPRTSDDYGSQKNTFRAEPYHRFDVSIQFHKQKKHHERTWEFSAYNLYNRRNPFFYRLESVAATATTPSRTALFRYSVFPIVPAISYNFKF, encoded by the coding sequence ATGCTCGTACGTCTCCAAAGTCTGCTTATTCTTTTCCTGTTTCCCTGTCATTTATTCGCCCAGTCGGGCAATCGATTTACGGTTAGCGGCTACGTGCGTGAGTCAGGCAGTCTGGAGGCCCTGATCGGTGTCAATGTATATTTGCCGGGCACAACTACAGGCACCACAACGAATACCTACGGCTTTTATTCACTGACATTACCCGCCCAGGATAGCGTTCGTCTGGCCTATTCATTTGTTGGTTATGAAACCGTAGCTTACACAATACCCCTGCGGGCAAATCAGACCCGGAATATTCTCCTGGCACCCGGTCAGGCACTGTCGGAGGTTGAAATAAAGGCAGGCAATACTGTCGAGAAGGTGAGTGAAAGCCCACGTATGAGCACCATTGACGTTCCCGTAGCTCAAATCAAGAAAATAACCGCTTTCCTGGGCGAAAAAGATGTACTCAAAGTACTTCAGTTGATGCCTGGCGTCCAGAAAGGGTCCGAAGGACAAACCGGTATCTACGTGCGCGGGGGTGGTCCCGATCAAAACCTGATCATTCTGGACGATGCGGTTGTCTACAATGCCAACCACCTGTTCGGGTTCTTCTCCGTTTTCAATGGCGATGCGATCAAAAGTGTTGAATTAATAAAAGGCGGGTTTCCGGCCCGGTATGGTGGGCGTCTCTCATCGGTTATCGATCTGAACATGAAAGATGGGAATCGGGAGAAATTGCACGGTGAGGGCGGCATTGGACTCATTGCCTCGCGACTGGTTCTGGAGGGACCGCTGACAAAAAATAGAAAGCCGGGCGAGCGTTCTGGTTCGTTTCTGATCTCAGGCCGACGAACGTATCTTGATTTTGTAGGCGCGCCCGTCATCAATGCCCAGACCAATGGTCAACTGAATGCCGGGTATTACTTCTATGACCTGAACGCCAAAGCCAACTACGATCTGACGTCCAAAGACAAAATCTACCTCAGTGGCTATTTTGGCCGCGATCGCTTTTATGCCGACGATAAAGTACTGAATACGGATACGGGCCTACGCTGGGGCAATGCAACCGGAACCCTACGCTGGAATCACCTGTTCAATCAGAAGCTGTTTTCGAATCTATCGCTGATCTTCAGTGATTATAAATTCCAGATTTCGTCGGTCGAAAAAAGTACACAGGATACGGCGGTTTACTCACTGTTCTACAATTCGGGCATCCGGGATCTATCGCTCAAGTACGATTTCGATTTTTACCCAACCCCTCAGCACTCTGTCCGGGCAGGCATTCAGGGCATTTATCACCGCTTTACTCCCAGTGCGGTCGTTCTTCAAAATGCCACCATCCGGCAATCGATCGATAACGCGACGAATATTGATGTCCTGGAATCGGGTGTGTATATGGAGGATACCTGGCGCCCGTCGACCCGCTGGCGGCTGAATGGTGGCGTCCGACTGAGCTACTTTTGGGGGCAGAATATTAACTACCTCCGGCCCGAACCCCGCCTTTCGGTCGCTTATACCCTAAAACCGGATCTATCGGTCAAAGCGTCGTATGCCCTGATGAATCAGTACGTTCACTTGCTATCGAATACGGGTATTGGTCTGCCTACCGATTTATGGGTACCTACCACCGACCGGGTAAAACCCCAGCAATCGCAACAGGTAGCCGCTGGCATCGCCAAAGATTTTACTAATAGTGGGCTAACGCTGACCATTGAAGGGTATTACAAGCAGATGAACAATATCATCAACTACAAGGAAGGCGCCAGCTTTTTACTCATCAACGACCCTACGAATGCGAACAGCGTACGCTGGGAAGATAATGTGACGGCAGGAAGGGGTTGGTCGTACGGGGCCGAATTTTTGCTGCAAAAGAAAGTGGGGCGTTTCTCGGGCTGGGCGGGCTATACCCTTTCGTGGACCCAATGGCAGTTTGCCGAACTGAATGGCGGACAACCGTATTATCCTCGCTACGACCGCCGACACGATATTTCACTGGTCGGTATTTATGAACTAAACAAACGAATTACGTTATCAGCCCTGTGGGTATACGGTACCGGCAATGCCCTGACTATACCCGTTGGGCGCTATGATACCTATCGGCTCGATAACTCGCTCATTTATACGCCCCGCACTTCGGACGATTATGGTAGCCAGAAAAACACGTTCCGAGCCGAACCCTATCATCGGTTTGATGTAAGCATCCAATTTCACAAACAGAAAAAACACCACGAACGAACCTGGGAATTCAGCGCCTACAACCTGTATAACCGTCGAAACCCGTTCTTTTACCGACTCGAATCCGTAGCCGCCACAGCAACGACCCCCTCCCGGACTGCCCTGTTCCGCTATTCAGTCTTCCCGATTGTTCCGGCAATTAGCTATAATTTTAAATTCTGA
- a CDS encoding proline dehydrogenase family protein, translating to MPETIQGQSDRKPSSERPISFEDTSIAFSSQSDFKLRKTYWLFALMNQGWLVNLGTFFIKIALRLHLPIKFLIKNTIFEQFCGGESIRDCETTIRHLHNVHVGTILDYSVEGEDTEKSFDETALEILRTIERASESKDIPFSVFKVTGIASTELLEAVQIGDSLNKTQKAEFDRVMQRVDMLCRRAYERNVRIFIDAEESWIQDTIDTLAYEMMDRYNHERPIVYNTYQMYRWESLSHLQRDTAEAQAKGYYLGVKLVRGAYMEKERLRAHEDEYQDPIQATKDDTDHDFNAAIDFCLEHRDIISVCLGTHNEESCQYCVQEMSRLGIAPNDPHIFFAQLLGMSDNISFNLANKGYNVAKYVPYGPIDAVMPYLFRRADENKSIAGQSSREFTLVSNELKRRKDCRSK from the coding sequence ATGCCGGAGACTATCCAGGGTCAATCCGATCGAAAACCAAGCTCGGAACGCCCCATTTCATTTGAGGATACTTCGATTGCTTTTTCGTCCCAGTCGGACTTCAAACTCCGAAAGACCTACTGGTTATTTGCGTTGATGAATCAGGGATGGCTGGTAAATTTAGGTACTTTTTTTATAAAGATTGCCTTACGCCTACATCTTCCCATTAAATTCCTGATTAAAAACACAATTTTCGAGCAATTCTGTGGTGGTGAGAGTATTCGCGATTGCGAAACAACCATCCGACACCTCCACAACGTGCATGTTGGCACCATTCTCGATTACTCAGTAGAGGGAGAAGATACTGAAAAAAGTTTCGACGAAACTGCCCTCGAAATCCTCCGCACGATCGAACGTGCCAGCGAATCGAAAGACATCCCATTTTCAGTTTTTAAAGTGACCGGTATTGCCTCAACCGAACTCCTCGAAGCGGTTCAGATAGGCGATTCGCTCAACAAAACCCAGAAGGCCGAATTCGACCGGGTAATGCAACGGGTCGATATGCTTTGCCGACGGGCTTATGAACGCAACGTCCGCATTTTTATCGATGCGGAGGAAAGCTGGATTCAGGATACGATTGACACGTTAGCCTACGAAATGATGGACCGTTATAACCACGAACGTCCCATCGTTTATAACACTTACCAGATGTATCGTTGGGAAAGCCTTTCTCATCTTCAGCGCGATACGGCTGAAGCTCAGGCAAAGGGGTATTACCTGGGCGTAAAACTGGTACGGGGGGCCTACATGGAAAAAGAACGGCTACGAGCCCATGAAGATGAGTATCAGGACCCTATTCAGGCCACCAAAGATGATACTGACCATGACTTCAATGCCGCCATCGATTTCTGCCTTGAACACCGGGATATTATTTCGGTCTGCCTGGGCACGCACAATGAAGAAAGCTGCCAATATTGCGTACAGGAAATGAGCCGACTGGGCATTGCTCCCAACGACCCCCATATTTTCTTTGCGCAGTTGCTGGGCATGAGTGACAACATCTCGTTTAACCTGGCGAATAAAGGGTACAATGTGGCCAAATATGTGCCCTATGGGCCTATTGACGCCGTGATGCCTTACTTGTTCCGGCGAGCCGATGAGAATAAGTCGATTGCCGGACAAAGTAGCCGGGAGTTTACCTTAGTCAGTAATGAGTTGAAACGCCGGAAGGATTGTCGCTCGAAATAA